Part of the Salmo trutta chromosome 5, fSalTru1.1, whole genome shotgun sequence genome is shown below.
atGTTGATCAGTCATGGAATGAAAGtggtgaaaacatgttggctcactatttaaaaagatggagaacaagctataggatgaataATACCGGAGTTTTAGTGCAAGTACAGCCGACTAGCACTAACTAACGCAAGCTAACAGAAATTTTTTCAAAAATAGTATTGTGATATGTAACTAAATTAatttttgattttatttttctttactacttatacacacactaacacacactttttcagtcgCAATTCACACACTTGCTGTCTGTCTCAGTACAACCTTTAAAGGATTCCCTTTTAACTCCTATTTCATTCTCAGTTACAGTCAGTAATATTGAGCCCTAGACACTGACAGCTGTTGTCTTTCTATGTGCTGggtgtgtccctctctgtgtgtgtgtgtgtgtgtggtacatggCAGCCGTACAGAGAAGACGAGCTAAGTACAGCGCTGCCGTATGGAGCCTGTCTGCCTGCTGGGCAGCTGATGGATCTCTCCTGTGCtgtgagaggagtgtgtgtgttgtggggggAGGGCTTGTCTGTCGGCTGTCCTGACATGTTCATTTGAATGAGTAATTATTGCCTGCTCTGTTGTAGGGCCAAGATGTGCCacactgtgtttgtgtgaaagaatgagagggacagagagacactgtAGTTTGTGTGCACGTTAgagaggaaaaacaagacaatgcgtcatatacactcagtggtcagtttattaggtacattaGGTTCCTATTCAAATGgttcactcctacagacagtgagtcatgtggcttgctatataaagcaggcagacaggcattgaggcatttagttactgttcgattgaacattagaatgggcaaaacgagtgacctcaGCGACTCTgtgcgtggtatgatcgtcggtgccaggcacgccagttccagtatctcagaaacggtcggcctcctgggctttttaCTCATGATAGTGTCAaaggtttacagagaatggtgcaacacactaaaaaacatccagtcagcggcagtcctgtgggctgAAACAGCTatttgatgagaggtcgaaggagaatggcaagaatcgtgcaagccaACGGGCGGGTCACAAAAGGGCAAATAATGGTGCactacaacagtggtgtgcagaacggcatctcggagtCCTTGTCACCGATGGGCTATTGCAGAAGACGACCACACCGGGCTCCACTCCTATCAGGTAAAAacaagaagtggctccagtgggcacgccatcaccaacactggacaattgagaattggaaaaacattgcctggtcagacaaatcccggttcctgttgcgtcatgctgatggcagtcaggatttggcgtaagcaacATGAGTCCTTGGCCCCATCCTGCCTattgtcaacggtacaggctggtggcggtggtgtaacgttgtggggaatgttttcttggcacacgttaggtcccttgatacaaATTGAGCAACGTTTTCCAACCTggagaattcaggctgttctggaggcaaaggtggGGTCTGACCCGgcactagatgggtgtacctaataaactggcaaaTGCGTGTATGTTCATACAGTAATTACATACCTGTTTTGTGTCTTTTAAAAGCAGTGGGTGGTGATTGACGTCTGTATCAGATTGTGGCTGGGCAGGACCATTGGTGGGCACCAGACCCACCACTGCAGGTGTGGCACAGCATGAGCAACATCTGCCAgcagtctgtgtgtttgtgagtccGTGCGTGTACAACCGTATGTACCGGACCTACAGTAATACATGATTATAATCCTATCTGTCATCAGCCAGGAGAAGAGGGCCCAGGCAGATGCATCACAGTTCCCTCAATGTCTACACAAGCCACCATTATAAAGGCTTTAGGTGTATCCATTCATACGTCGTTACTCCATTTGAACCCCGCTAGATGATTGCTTTTATTAGCAGTGTTTTAGTATGTACGGTTAGGCTCTCATTTCCTCAGGAGTTAAGCCTGTAGCGAGGATAGATCTGTTTTTACTCAGTGCTAGATGAAGAGGCCTAATTGAGGCACTCAAGGAGTACTGAGCGGATCTTAGCtttccacagacacacactcttacATCCTGCCACTCAAATCCAGCAGGAATTCAATTACCAAGCCCCCTTTTACTGGGTCCACTGTATTTCTATGGAGCCATAACCATAATCACGCCACTGGCATTAATTGGCCAGTAATTGCGGAGTCTCTGCACCTGTGCGATGCTAAATTGTGTGCACTGTGCTGGCACAATGACCCATAATTTTTGGTTCGTTtctctattttttttattctccCTCATGTCGGATTTCCCGGGACAAAGCTAGTCTAATAAAATAGTTTGTTAAAGGGAATTTGATTTGTTGAGCCTGTGCCTGCATTAAATGCTAAATAAAGAGTCAAATCATTTCCTATATCATGTTTGTACATAATGTGATATTATCTCATGTAAGTCTATAGTTTCATCTTCACCTCACAAATCTAGGCAAAAAGATTTCCCTAACCGTTAGATAGCTTAGTTGGTGTAAGTTATAATTGTGGTCATTTTAATACAGAGAGAATTTAGGCTACATGGCTCATTCTCTCCAAGGTCAGACCTTCTATAGATGCCCATTTTTCTGCAAATCATTACCATTTAATTTACATGGACATAATGATagagtaccttcagaaagtattcacatccctttactttttccacattgtgttgcagcttgaattgaaaattgattaaactgagatttgtcactggcctacacacaatatcagtGGAATTTtgtatttagacatttttacaaattaattaaatatgcaatgtcttgagtcaataagtattcaacccctttgttatggcaagcctaaataactttAGGACTAAATATTTTAAAGACTGAgctataattgctgccaaaggtgattttgaacatgtattgactcagggggttgaatacttatctaatcaagatatattagtgtttatttttcataaatattTTACAAATGAGAGAATTTTTCTTCTACTTTGACATGAAGAGTATTTTGTGTCGACTTAATATTTTTTAATAAAagataattaaatacattttaatctcgCTTTGgaacaacagaatgtggaaaaagtggtgtgaatactttgaaggcactgtattaactAATTATAATTTCTCAGTTAAGAATTCATTTCTTTATTAAAAAGTATCCACCCACACATTTGAACCCTAGTTTAGGTTGTCATACCTGTTGTGTTCTGTTCCCCACAGAGTTCTCTAGGCCATGTTCACACTCAGTTCCTGCTGCTTCTAGAGTCTCTGGCTGAGTTTTGGGCGGTTCTAGATGAGATCGATGAAAAGACCTGGGTTCTAGAGCCAGAGAAACCCAGCAGAGCCGACACCATGAGGAGGATCGCCATCGGTaacgcacacacagacatgcaaacTCGCTAACTAGAGACCTCTATAGGCCATAATTAACCCTCATGCACACTGAACTAAACAACAGACCTCTACTGCTACTACCTATATACACTCACTTTTATCATTGCTTCCTTTGTGTTGTGGTCAGCTATTCCTTGTCTCCAAACACTGATTAACTATGTCTGCAGCAAATAACGTGTCCATAAAAGTCGAGGTTGACACGCGACACCCAAAGATGTTGCCAGagtgctgcctgcttggagcagAGCATGGTAGGTAAGACTGTATACTTATGGTTGTTCCTTTTTTCTAATCTTTTATCAATAATGTATATGAAATGTGTACCCTATATTAAATGGCGGCACACTTGCCatgtttcaaatgtttttttaaatgcatcCTCCAGTCTATTAACTGATCTGACTCAATTTTATAAGCACATACAGTTGAGAGGAAACCTGGTTTCCACCTACCCTTATTCTATCATATCTGTGATCACAGACAAAGGAAAGATGTATTATTTTGGGGGGCGCATTCTGGGTCCTGATGAATGTGGACTACCTAACAAAGTTTACAACATAATCAGGCTTTTGATTTGGTACGAGTAGGAGCGGACCAAACAAGGTCGAGTTTGTTCTATTTAAGTCCCAACAATTGTTGCCAATTGTTTCTTTAAATCCAAGGTCATGCTTGGCCAACAGTGCCACACAGAACTCATTGTTGGTTGCCTAGCAATGCTATTAAACACACACTGCTGTCGCCAAGACTGAGGCAGGCAGCGACCCTCAAATAGATGGGGTCACGCAGAAATATTGCTTTTTGCATTTAAGAATAACAAACAACAGAATGCAATGATGGCTGTACACAAAGACGAGGCTCATGGGGTGGAACGGACTAGAGCAGAGCGTTTATGTCCAAGTTATTGGAATATTTCCTCTTTGCCTGACTCTCTGTCATCAAATATGAAGAGCTGTTTGTAAGAGCCTGTGTGCTGCATCCAGGAAAACACTTGACATCACCCCAAATTAGATTTGGGGTGATGTTTTCTGAAATGCATTGAAAAGCACAAAAACGACTTACACAACACTTGCAGGGGGATTTATCTCTAAACCTCTCTTTTTACAATGTCCATTTGGAATTCACAACTTAATTGTGTGGGTTATTTTCCCCTGCAGTGGTAACACCTTTGAGGAACAAGCTGAATGCCAACATGCATTTATGGTAAGTTAGGTAGTCAGTCATTTGGATACAGTCTACTTATTGGTATTATATGTTCCATACAATGTGATTCTAAATGAACAGTCTTCTATACCATTTCAACATGATAGCCTTGGTCAACATTTCCTAGCTGGGAGAGAAGACATATTGGTCATAATTGCAAACTCCtcttccctccgtctctccctcatTTGCATGTGTTTAATTAGTGTGTGAAGGAGCTGTTTTGTGTCTTTCAGGAACCCGGACTGCAGCATCTTGCAGAACCTCCGGGATGTTTTGGAGATAGAATTCCCATCACCTGCCACCCACGAAAAATCTGTACGTTGCATTTCCCTGTTTCAAACACCAAGCCCTCACAATTACCTCTGCCGAGCAATCGTGTgtagaaatatatttttatttctgtTCTTTTTTGTTTGCTGGAGGTGGGTGTGCATCCCCTTTAATTGGGTTGTTTACAGATAAGATCATTAGAATAACAAAGATGGCAGAATCCTCGGCACTATCGAGATCGCTTTAATCACACCCCCATTTATCTCTTTTTTGCCGCCGGATGGGTTGAAAGGGCGCCGTGTTTATCCACTGTCGCCACGGTGATTAATGCCTCAGCATCATTAACATTCCGAAGAGCAAAGTTTACTTTACCAGATGTTGAAATTATACCTGCCATCCTCTTTTTAATGGATCGCTTGGAGAGAAAGGGCTTCTCGTTACATGAAAAGAAATAtgcaaacagagagagggaaggggggacaCTGTTAGAGGGGGGATAGACAGGAAGAGAGCTACTATGAATGTCTCCTGTAGAGTTTCAGTGCGGAGTGTGGGATCTGTTACGCCTACCGTCTGGAGTCGGCCATTCCTGATCAGGTGTGCAACGACCCTCGCTGCGGCCAACCCTTCCACCAGGCCTGTCTGTACGAGGTAAGGGACACGCACACAACTATCCTACCCAATCAGTAGGCATGTCTGTTTTACAAAAGaacactacacacaatatccAGGATGAGACATGCATGAATTTAAAATCATTTGTTATAAATTCATACAAAAATGGGatgtgaaagtaaaaaaaaaaaaaagcatcatTCATTTCAGGTGTTTGGCTTCTTTGCATTTATCATATCTTACCACTACAGGCACAAGGAATTGGTCAACTTCAATTTCAGAGTAGTGTTTAGTTTGACTAGTTCTTGTTCGGTTTCTCTCCAGTGGTTGCGTGGACTACCTTCCAGTCGCCAGAGCTTCAACATAGTGTTTGGAGAGTGTCCCTACTGCAGCAAGGTATTTCAAGCTGCCATATGGCATTATTAATACTCACTTTACAGTAGATGTCCTTCATAAAAGTTCATAACATACTATATAATGTATGTCATTCATAAAGTAATATAGAGCGCTGTTCATGCACAATAACTACATTGAATATAGCAGGTCACATTAGTGTCCTTGGTTAGTATAGTATTATACAACAGTCACACATAAATCACACTAAGCCTATAGAAAATCCCCAGAGGTGCAGTTGCAAGTCACAATCAAGTTTTAGTTTTTTTAGTAATTGATACAGTGAGCCTGTTTTGACATTTGTAAATAACAATATAGTCTGTTAAATGCCATTTTTACTTTTGTTGTTTACAGCCCATCACAGTGAAGATGTCCACCCAGAAACCCTGAGAGCTGACTGGGCATAGAGAGAGCTATATGGTTTAACATGAGCCTCAGCAAATCCACTCACATCTAATGTACATCGTCTCACTCATGTCATGACACTATAGCGAACTGGAGTAAGAGTTGGGGATGATGCAAACCTAAAATAGGCATGATGAATAGGAAACAAAAAAGATCAAAGAGTAGCAGGGAAACAGCACCAAGTCATCATTCAGGACCGTCAGCCAGAGTGAATAGAAAGGCCAGGGACAGGAATAAGAAGACCACTAAAGCACTACAGTACATTATGACATTACAGCCACTATTCTGTTTGGGAGAAGGCTCTGTTCTCTGGTTGTGGTCTTTGTGGCTGTATTCCTCCCACTCACCACGGTCATATATGTGGATGGGATTTTCCCAGTGGTCAGATTCTGGGGGATTGTGCTTCTGACTCTTACCCCCACACTGGTGATCATGGTTGAAGTTCTCTGAACCATCCTCTTTGTACAGATGTTTTTCCCAGTGTGTCTGACTGTGGTCCTCCCACTGGTCATCATGTGTTTGACCCAATTTACTTTTTGTAGGGGTTGTACTTTCTCTGGGGTGGGACAGTCTATGGTTGACTTGTGGTCTTGAGGTCACAGCAACTATTTTCCTGACGCGACGTTTGGTTTGTGTTGATGTTTTCTGTTAGGGGATAATTCACACATTTGCTTGGGTTTCTTCCATTGACCTGAACTTTTGTAACAGCCGTTAATGTGAAATTACAACAAAAGGCAATTGAatgaaaaaaagatatataaaaaaaaaagtgatttatTTTGGGTTTGAACTTGCTTTGATAAAAACGTATTTCATTATCAGTTGGGCGTCAAAGTAGCTGGTCATTTTGTCCATTCTTGTAAAACCAGTTTGACAACATTATAGTAAAATGCAGTGAATCGTGTCAATATTACACTACAAGCAGGACTTAGTGCCTTGGCCTCACCGCCTGTTCTGGCTGGGGCTTGGATTTGGGTGGTCCTCTGATGTATTGAGACGGCACAGGTCTgggtctctccatctcttcctcgcTCTCGTCATCCTCCACGTATACAGACTTTGGTTTGGACGACCCTCTAGCTCGTCCTGCTTTCTGTGGGGAAAAGATCCAGGAAGACCGGATTAAGATTTCACGTGAAGCTAGCATGCACTAGTTTATGACAACATACTCCTCAACCTGGACATTTCTTGCTTGTGAATTCACTAACACCTTACCCCATGTTCTGACTGGGGGTTGAATACAGGTGGTCCTCTAATGTAGCGAGATGGTACAGGTTTGGGTCTCCCCTCTTCAATCTCCATCTTTTCTTCATCACTGTCATCGTCCACATATACAGGCTTTGGTTTGGAGGCCCCTCTAGTTGCAGGTTTAGCCCTGCCCGCTTTCTGTGGGGAAAGGACACCGGAATAATTATTTCATGTGACGCAAACGAACTGAATGAAAACATACTTTTACTCCTGTTGTCAACACTTTAGAATAAAAGTGCATTTCCCCATGTGTGTCAACTACTGTACAttcaatacatttatttttaggtCATATTGTACTAAAACCAGTTGCAACCAGCTCAGTAGTAAAGTTTAGTGAATCCTGTTTATAGCCAACACCTTTACGCCCTTGGGTGGTACAGGTTTGGGCCTCGCTTCATCCAACTCCATCttctcatcctcttcatcactctcctcatcctccacaaCTACAGGCTTTAGTTTGGATGAGCCTCTACCTCTGCCTGCTTTCTGTGGGGAAAGGATACAGGAAGAGAGGGTGAGGGGCTTAGTAAGAGGCTAGCATGCAACTGTTTCTGATCGTAGAAACTTGCTCGATTCTCCATTGAACATGCTTTTAGACCAGGAGAAGGCCACCTACTGTGTTGAAGATGAAGCATTGTTCATTTGTCTTTGAATGATGAAGAGAAATAATAATACGTGAGTCTGTACGGGACacgactaactaccaattggatatcacaaaattggggagaaaaaaggaatAAATAACAATAGAGGAGTAGGACAGACACTGAAAGCAGCCTTTCCATGACCCCTATTAATTCGACTGACATTTACTCACTTTCCAAACCTCCAAAAATTGACTTCTATTTGACTACAGATCCAACTGCCCAGCAGTTCAGCATGGAAATTAGAGAGAAAATTAGAACAATTATGGCTGCTGATCCTCTGCCCCTGTAAagtgtgtgtaaagtgtgtgtcATCAATCGCCTCAAATTGGGCTGTTTTGGCCATCTGTGGGTCAAGTTAGTCGCCATTGGAGGCTCAAGTGATTCCggtaaattccagaaaatcaccACCTCGCCGCTCCAGAGCCTCTTGAGGGGGACGACGTGGGGGTCAGGGGCAAGTTGACCCCCTTTACTGCGGTCAAGATCCCCGCCAGGCATTTAGAGAAGAAAATGTGATTCACCTCTACGCAAAGAGCCAGAGAGATGTGACATATTTGGTACAGTCCAATTGAAATGCACATATTTGATGAGAAATACTTTCTGCAGTGTATGTGTGTTGTAAATAAAGACCTGGATTTGTATGGGATCTGTGGCTGAGACTGTCAGTGCGTGTAAATCTCCCACACTGCATTGGGGCTCCCGACAgacacctcacctcacccagaGGGTTATAAATCAGAGTATAAACAATGAACATGAAGTGAGTCTAGCCATCTGGTCTCCATTACACTCCCCTGACCTGCACTTTACCCTATCCAGCTATATTAGATACTCAACAAAAATATCAACACaacatgttggtcccatgtttcatgagctgaaataaaagatcccagaaatgttccacacatggcttatttctctcaaaattgTTTACATTCCGGTTAGTGAGGATTTCTcattgccaagacaatccatcctgacaggtgtggcatatcaagaagctcatTAAAACAGCATGACACACACAGAATTatgacatcccttcaaattagtggatgcaactatttcagccacacccattgctgacagttgtataaaaATCGAGCAAAGTGGCaacgtctaggaacaacaacggctcagctgtgaagtggaggccacacaagctaacagaacgggaccgctgagtgctgaagcacgtatcgcgtaaaaatcgtctgccctcggttgcaacactcactaccgagttccaaaccaccactggaagcaacgtcagcacaagacctgtttgtcgggagcttcatgaaatggtgaAATGACTGAGCTCACCATGCACAATGTTAAGtgtcggctggaggggtgtaaattGGATTCTGGAGTAGtgaaaacgtgttctctggaatgatgaatcacgtttcaccatctggcagtccgacggacgaatctgggtttggcagatgccaggagaacgccacCTGCCTGAatgcagtgccaactgtaaagtttggtggaggagcaataatagtctggggctgtttttcaaggtttgggctaggccccttagtttcagtgaagataaatcttaatgctacagcatacaatgacattctagacgagtcTGTGCTtacaacattgtggcaacagtttggagaaggcccttacCTGTTTCTGCATGAAAatgtccccatgcacaaagcgaggtccatacagaaaaaggtttttgagatcggtgtggaagaacttgactagccacagagccctgacctcaaccccatcgaacacctttaggatgaattggaatgctgactgcgagccaggcctaattgcccaacatcagtggctGACCTTACAAAtactcgtggctgaatggaagcaagtccccgcagaaatgttcctacatctagtggaaagctttcccagaagagccTATTTAGCCAACATTTGTGAGTAGATCTGGATGTGTGCGAATGATTAATTGACAGATTCATTAATAGGTGTACATTAGGGGTCCCCAATAGGCAGTTTTCTGAGCAAGGTAATCTCTCAGGTACTCTCACCTTGCCCCTGTCTGGCCAATCAGACCCTCTGGTGGAGGAACCCCCTGACATTGCTCCTCGTGGCACAGACAGGTCCAGCCTTCCCTGGCCTCCGCTCGCTCTCGGTCCCCCCTCAGACAGCAGCTCTCTCAGCCTCTGGTAGTCCGGACGATCCTTATACTCCAGAGCTTTGACACTGAGCAGGAAACTGGCCAACTCAtctgggagaggaagagggacaaaAGAGAATGTGCAATAGTCCCACTCCGACATATGTGATGTTTTATAAACACTGGTTATGTGCCGTGTGATCTGCGTGTTTCAGTACTCAGAAAGTCACCCCTTACTGCAACTAACATGTCCAGCTACCTAgtgtacccacacacactggttgaGTGTATCACACTCATATACAATAGGGTTGATGCATGTCCTGGGCCTTATCTGTGGCGACCAGCCCGGCCCTGCCTCTTGTGGAGGTGCAGAGAATCATCCCAGTCAATCACCACCATACATCACATAGCCCTAACCTCAGAGACGTGACCTCTGTTTACAGTACCAGAGATAACACTGGAGTCTCTAAGACATCTCTCTGGGATGGATAATGGAGTTGTGGGAACATATTTTAAAACCCCCTCCAAAAAAGATGTTTCATTCCCATCTGGGACAAAGTGGTGTGACTCTGGAGTCTGACTACTGGACAAGTACTGACTAGTACGGAGGCCCTCTCACTCACCTGTGCAAGCTCCACCCACAGACAGCTCCTGCACCGAGCCAGGTAGATTACCCATGAGTCTGGAAAGAGAAACGGGCATGAAatagagcgggagagagaaacAAGGCTTTAACTTAAAGACAACACATACTGTAAGGACAAAGGTTTTGAAGGGTCTGTCCTAAATCCAAGAGATATACTTTTGGTCAATTAGTGTGTGGACACAggttcgaacatctcattctaaaatcatgggcattaatatggagatggtcccccctttgctgctataacagcctccactcttctgggaacactttccactagatgttggaacattgctgcagggacttgcttccattcagccacacgagcattagtgaggttgggcactgatgttgggcgattaggcctggcttactgtcggcgttccaattcatcccaaaggtgttccatggtgttgaggtcagggctctgtgcaggccagtcaagttcttccacaccgatctcgacaaaccatttctgtatggacctcgctttgtgcacaggggcattgtcatgctgaaacagaaaatgtccttccccaaactgttgtcacaaagttggaagaccAGAATCGTtgagaatgtcattatatgctgtagcgttaagatttccctt
Proteins encoded:
- the vrk2 gene encoding serine/threonine-protein kinase VRK2 isoform X1, giving the protein MYPRSDVLKVTDSTVNLYGTCCVIVLPLDSSHWRLNIQSHRFLDLWLLLLASPMAPPRKRALPAPLPDGFTLIDTEKKQWKLGRIIGQGGFGLIYLASQDMEMPVGEDSHFVIKVEYHENGPLFSELKFYQRAAKPENMQRWMRSKTLDFLGIPAYWGSGLAEHNGTRYRFMVMDRLGSDLQKVCDRNGGKLKKHTVLQLGRVLLDVLEYIHDNEYVHADIKAANLMLGHTDPDKVYLADYGLSYRYSPDGVHKEYKNNPKKGHNGTIEYTSIDAHNGVAPSRRGDLEVLGFCLLHWLCGALPWDSVLKNPIQVQEAKTRLMGNLPGSVQELSVGGACTDELASFLLSVKALEYKDRPDYQRLRELLSEGGPRASGGQGRLDLSVPRGAMSGGSSTRGSDWPDRGKKAGRGRGSSKLKPVVVEDEESDEEDEKMELDEARPKPVPPKGVKKAGRAKPATRGASKPKPVYVDDDSDEEKMEIEEGRPKPVPSRYIRGPPVFNPQSEHGKAGRARGSSKPKSVYVEDDESEEEMERPRPVPSQYIRGPPKSKPQPEQAKTSTQTKRRVRKIVAVTSRPQVNHRLSHPRESTTPTKSKLGQTHDDQWEDHSQTHWEKHLYKEDGSENFNHDHQCGGKSQKHNPPESDHWENPIHIYDRGEWEEYSHKDHNQRTEPSPKQNSGCNVIMYCSALVVFLFLSLAFLFTLADGPE
- the vrk2 gene encoding serine/threonine-protein kinase VRK2 isoform X2, whose translation is MAVPTLKSWVNNTFLWIFCLTFCPRAELLLLASPMAPPRKRALPAPLPDGFTLIDTEKKQWKLGRIIGQGGFGLIYLASQDMEMPVGEDSHFVIKVEYHENGPLFSELKFYQRAAKPENMQRWMRSKTLDFLGIPAYWGSGLAEHNGTRYRFMVMDRLGSDLQKVCDRNGGKLKKHTVLQLGRVLLDVLEYIHDNEYVHADIKAANLMLGHTDPDKVYLADYGLSYRYSPDGVHKEYKNNPKKGHNGTIEYTSIDAHNGVAPSRRGDLEVLGFCLLHWLCGALPWDSVLKNPIQVQEAKTRLMGNLPGSVQELSVGGACTDELASFLLSVKALEYKDRPDYQRLRELLSEGGPRASGGQGRLDLSVPRGAMSGGSSTRGSDWPDRGKKAGRGRGSSKLKPVVVEDEESDEEDEKMELDEARPKPVPPKGVKKAGRAKPATRGASKPKPVYVDDDSDEEKMEIEEGRPKPVPSRYIRGPPVFNPQSEHGKAGRARGSSKPKSVYVEDDESEEEMERPRPVPSQYIRGPPKSKPQPEQAKTSTQTKRRVRKIVAVTSRPQVNHRLSHPRESTTPTKSKLGQTHDDQWEDHSQTHWEKHLYKEDGSENFNHDHQCGGKSQKHNPPESDHWENPIHIYDRGEWEEYSHKDHNQRTEPSPKQNSGCNVIMYCSALVVFLFLSLAFLFTLADGPE
- the vrk2 gene encoding serine/threonine-protein kinase VRK2 isoform X3, producing MAPPRKRALPAPLPDGFTLIDTEKKQWKLGRIIGQGGFGLIYLASQDMEMPVGEDSHFVIKVEYHENGPLFSELKFYQRAAKPENMQRWMRSKTLDFLGIPAYWGSGLAEHNGTRYRFMVMDRLGSDLQKVCDRNGGKLKKHTVLQLGRVLLDVLEYIHDNEYVHADIKAANLMLGHTDPDKVYLADYGLSYRYSPDGVHKEYKNNPKKGHNGTIEYTSIDAHNGVAPSRRGDLEVLGFCLLHWLCGALPWDSVLKNPIQVQEAKTRLMGNLPGSVQELSVGGACTDELASFLLSVKALEYKDRPDYQRLRELLSEGGPRASGGQGRLDLSVPRGAMSGGSSTRGSDWPDRGKKAGRGRGSSKLKPVVVEDEESDEEDEKMELDEARPKPVPPKGVKKAGRAKPATRGASKPKPVYVDDDSDEEKMEIEEGRPKPVPSRYIRGPPVFNPQSEHGKAGRARGSSKPKSVYVEDDESEEEMERPRPVPSQYIRGPPKSKPQPEQAKTSTQTKRRVRKIVAVTSRPQVNHRLSHPRESTTPTKSKLGQTHDDQWEDHSQTHWEKHLYKEDGSENFNHDHQCGGKSQKHNPPESDHWENPIHIYDRGEWEEYSHKDHNQRTEPSPKQNSGCNVIMYCSALVVFLFLSLAFLFTLADGPE